A stretch of the Filimonas lacunae genome encodes the following:
- a CDS encoding lanthionine synthetase LanC family protein translates to MTMINESALGLTPEYISAIPDLSVLLSERQISFRRLGAYIQVGDLPYEERWLLELSVIPQQLTHFLAVILPELFNGGYVYRIPFNLQEAEDIIMGRYGYAQFSKVVIVGAVSDAQLLQLAEHLTSITTQFRGADIPGSSLLGGTVYARFADFSITDNIHPFSLPCDVRWPFGHIAVPVLPVKENVLNKSYRPIGLIKANFKGNVIKAVFFKNIFKMGMCVIKQGRKNVFVDDEGRDARDRLMWQFKLHKALERHIKIPKAIDLFTINEDVYFAMQLIKGRPLDEVVADLQNFSAWWQLPIHNKKRLIDLLLQIVFCVKTMHQLGYLHRDLSPENFMVVGENVFVIDMELAYDFRNNEPQPPYKWGTYGFRPPTDRVNDSHPTEAYDVFGLGGLMQVFFTGFSPVRLDFEQTDYLYDKLVYFIKEEAVASLIAACVRGEADARPVVDNIYTFLLQYRKKIDKIFYINEGKANVDLSSLLKKGMGYFNRFDTLTTELIWVSKYKKELQADPVIGVSPGFFDGVSGGVFLLAQLRHVGIDTEGNKAVLAANLDYLQRVCLYKLDSLVCGLNGVGGVILAISASIEAGIIDNTDDWEGVLTQLLQHPLQSTNVHNGVAGYGLAVLHGRCILGETRTREVIERCVFYLIQQQKADGSWEVDVPSDGKYRRMIEYLYGVTGIVYALWRLAEVFGDENVINAAKKGTNWLVSNLTANNRVGGIDMLFCLLTGYKVCGDVRYRYLLEQGLNTLPDYIHAVDTCYESGVAGLGDLLLEAGKVLNDSRCQKGAEHILTQISNLEIRLDPMVSCWRMDEYSLPSIELFTGTGGILYFLLRCYKVGSELPPLLL, encoded by the coding sequence ATGACAATGATCAATGAAAGTGCTTTGGGGCTTACTCCTGAATATATTAGTGCAATACCTGACCTAAGTGTATTGTTAAGTGAAAGGCAGATATCCTTTCGTCGTTTAGGAGCTTATATACAGGTGGGAGATTTACCGTATGAGGAAAGATGGTTGTTGGAGTTGTCGGTTATTCCACAGCAGTTAACTCATTTTTTAGCAGTTATATTACCTGAATTGTTTAACGGGGGCTATGTGTATCGTATCCCTTTTAATTTGCAGGAAGCTGAAGATATTATCATGGGTAGGTATGGATACGCACAATTTAGCAAAGTTGTAATTGTTGGCGCTGTTTCTGATGCTCAATTACTTCAACTAGCGGAACATTTAACATCTATTACTACACAATTTCGTGGGGCAGATATTCCTGGTTCAAGTTTATTAGGGGGGACAGTATATGCAAGATTTGCAGATTTTAGCATTACAGATAACATACATCCTTTTAGTTTGCCATGCGATGTAAGATGGCCTTTCGGGCATATAGCTGTACCTGTATTGCCTGTGAAAGAAAATGTTTTGAACAAGTCTTATCGTCCAATAGGATTAATTAAGGCAAATTTTAAAGGAAATGTGATAAAGGCTGTTTTTTTTAAAAATATTTTTAAAATGGGAATGTGTGTGATTAAACAGGGGCGTAAGAATGTTTTTGTAGATGATGAAGGAAGGGACGCGAGGGATAGGCTGATGTGGCAGTTTAAGTTGCACAAGGCATTAGAAAGACACATCAAAATACCTAAGGCAATAGATTTGTTTACGATTAATGAAGATGTGTATTTTGCTATGCAGCTGATAAAGGGACGCCCGTTGGACGAAGTGGTTGCTGATTTGCAGAATTTTAGTGCCTGGTGGCAGTTGCCTATTCATAATAAAAAGAGGTTGATAGATTTGTTATTGCAGATTGTTTTTTGTGTAAAAACTATGCATCAATTAGGCTATTTACATCGCGACCTTTCTCCTGAAAACTTTATGGTGGTTGGTGAAAATGTATTTGTCATAGATATGGAACTGGCTTATGACTTTAGGAACAATGAGCCACAGCCACCATATAAGTGGGGGACATATGGATTTAGACCTCCTACTGATAGGGTAAATGATAGTCATCCTACAGAAGCGTACGATGTGTTTGGTTTAGGGGGATTAATGCAAGTTTTTTTTACCGGTTTTTCTCCTGTGCGGTTGGATTTTGAACAGACTGATTATTTGTATGACAAGCTGGTCTATTTTATTAAGGAAGAAGCGGTGGCTTCTTTGATAGCCGCCTGTGTCAGGGGGGAGGCAGATGCGCGGCCAGTTGTAGATAATATATATACTTTTTTATTGCAGTATAGAAAAAAAATAGATAAGATATTTTATATTAATGAAGGGAAAGCGAATGTAGATTTGAGTAGTTTACTTAAAAAGGGAATGGGGTATTTTAACCGGTTTGATACTCTGACTACAGAATTGATATGGGTAAGTAAGTATAAAAAGGAGTTACAGGCAGATCCTGTTATTGGAGTTTCTCCAGGTTTTTTTGATGGGGTTTCAGGAGGTGTGTTTTTGCTGGCTCAATTAAGACATGTCGGAATAGATACTGAAGGTAATAAAGCGGTTTTGGCAGCAAATTTAGATTATTTACAGCGAGTGTGTTTGTATAAGTTAGACTCTTTAGTGTGCGGATTAAACGGAGTGGGGGGAGTTATACTTGCTATTTCTGCAAGTATAGAAGCAGGAATTATAGACAATACTGATGACTGGGAGGGGGTATTGACTCAGCTGCTTCAACATCCTCTTCAAAGTACGAATGTTCATAATGGAGTAGCAGGTTATGGTTTGGCAGTTTTACATGGCAGATGTATTTTGGGAGAAACCAGAACTCGAGAGGTGATAGAAAGATGTGTGTTTTATCTGATTCAGCAACAAAAAGCAGATGGTAGCTGGGAAGTGGATGTTCCGTCTGATGGAAAGTATAGAAGGATGATTGAGTATTTGTATGGTGTTACGGGTATTGTATATGCTCTTTGGCGATTGGCTGAGGTATTTGGAGATGAAAATGTAATCAATGCTGCTAAAAAAGGAACCAATTGGCTCGTTAGTAATTTGACGGCTAATAATCGTGTGGGAGGTATTGATATGTTATTTTGTTTATTAACGGGCTATAAAGTTTGTGGAGATGTCAGGTACAGATATTTATTGGAACAAGGGTTGAATACTTTGCCTGATTATATTCATGCAGTAGATACCTGCTATGAATCCGGTGTAGCCGGGTTGGGGGATTTATTACTGGAAGCTGGAAAAGTACTAAACGATAGTAGGTGCCAAAAGGGTGCTGAACATATTTTAACACAAATAAGCAACCTTGAAATAAGATTGGATCCCATGGTTAGTTGCTGGCGAATGGATGAGTATTCCTTACCTTCTATAGAATTATTTACCGGAACCGGGGGCATACTTTATTTCTTACTGCGATGCTATAAGGTAGGCTCAGAATTGCCTCCTTTACTTTTGTAA
- a CDS encoding NAD(P)/FAD-dependent oxidoreductase, translating into MKKTAIIIGAGPAGLTAAYELLTRTDIVPVILEKSGDIGGISKTVNYKGNRIDIGGHRFFSKSDRVMNWWLQFMPVQDDTGALEISYQNKTRQLNSRGEIKQGQEDKVMLVRNRLSRIYFLRKFFSYPIKLSVDTLRKLGLVTTFQIMYSYLHARLRPLKEEKSLEDFFINRFGKKLYHLFFKDYTEKVWGVPCKNISAEWGAQRIKGVSISAALAHAVKSALYKEGKKKGDIHQKDVETSLIEKFLYPKFGPGQLWEEVARQIQEMGGTILMHENVQGIEGHKGKIASITTQNAYTNECTSWEGDYYFSTMPVQELIAGLDDVVPSAVQQIAAGLQYRDFITVGVLLKKLSSKLEDTWIYIQEKDVKVGRLQLFNNWSPFMVNDPDTVWVGMEYFCNTTDDFWKQPDEAIKQTGIAELKKMGLALPEDVLDATVLRMEKTYPAYFGTYERFDELRRFTDQYTNLFLVGRNGMHKYNNADHSMLTAMVAVDNIVAGYSNKDNIWSINTEQEYHEEKKEEVARVTVVNATPAPNLVK; encoded by the coding sequence ATGAAGAAAACTGCCATTATCATCGGGGCTGGCCCTGCTGGCTTAACAGCTGCCTATGAATTGTTGACACGCACAGATATAGTACCAGTAATATTAGAAAAAAGCGGTGATATTGGTGGCATATCCAAAACGGTAAATTACAAAGGCAATAGAATTGACATAGGAGGGCACCGGTTCTTTTCCAAAAGTGACCGTGTAATGAATTGGTGGTTGCAATTTATGCCGGTACAGGATGATACAGGTGCTTTAGAAATTAGCTACCAGAATAAAACCCGCCAGCTAAACAGTAGGGGTGAGATAAAGCAGGGGCAGGAGGATAAAGTGATGTTGGTACGTAACAGGCTATCCCGGATTTATTTTCTGCGCAAATTTTTCTCTTATCCTATCAAGTTATCAGTAGATACGTTACGGAAGCTGGGACTGGTAACTACTTTCCAAATTATGTATTCCTACTTGCATGCGCGGTTAAGGCCTTTAAAAGAAGAAAAAAGCCTGGAAGACTTTTTTATCAACCGTTTTGGCAAAAAGCTATACCACCTGTTTTTTAAAGATTATACAGAAAAAGTATGGGGCGTGCCCTGTAAAAATATATCTGCCGAGTGGGGTGCGCAGCGTATTAAAGGGGTAAGCATCAGTGCCGCCTTAGCTCATGCGGTGAAATCTGCTTTATATAAAGAAGGCAAGAAAAAAGGTGACATCCATCAAAAGGATGTAGAAACTAGCCTGATTGAAAAATTTCTGTATCCCAAATTCGGCCCCGGCCAGCTATGGGAAGAAGTAGCCCGGCAGATACAGGAAATGGGGGGCACTATCCTGATGCACGAAAATGTGCAGGGTATAGAAGGGCATAAAGGGAAAATTGCCTCGATTACTACCCAAAATGCCTACACGAACGAATGCACTTCCTGGGAGGGGGATTATTATTTCAGTACTATGCCAGTGCAGGAGCTAATTGCGGGCCTAGATGATGTGGTGCCTTCTGCGGTGCAGCAAATAGCGGCTGGCTTGCAATATCGTGACTTTATTACCGTAGGAGTGCTGCTGAAAAAACTTTCCAGCAAGCTGGAAGATACCTGGATTTATATACAGGAGAAGGATGTAAAAGTTGGCCGCTTGCAGTTGTTTAATAATTGGAGTCCGTTTATGGTAAACGACCCTGACACTGTGTGGGTAGGTATGGAGTATTTCTGTAACACCACCGATGATTTCTGGAAGCAGCCTGATGAAGCTATTAAACAAACGGGTATAGCGGAATTGAAAAAAATGGGGTTAGCCTTGCCGGAAGATGTGCTGGATGCAACCGTGTTACGGATGGAAAAAACATATCCTGCTTATTTTGGCACCTATGAGCGATTCGATGAATTGCGCCGGTTTACTGATCAATACACCAACCTGTTTTTAGTGGGCCGTAATGGCATGCATAAATACAATAATGCCGATCATAGCATGCTTACGGCTATGGTTGCTGTGGATAATATTGTGGCCGGCTATAGCAATAAAGATAATATCTGGAGTATTAATACCGAGCAGGAATACCACGAAGAGAAGAAAGAAGAAGTGGCCAGGGTTACGGTGGTAAATGCAACACCGGCACCTAACCTGGTTAAATAA
- a CDS encoding RNA polymerase sigma factor, which yields MQTTAPIQALEMEELLMRFKEGHRDALDKVYNLFAANLLYTAQGILKDQLEAEDIVIDAFHKCWLKRECFDSLQKVKSYLYVVIKHACFHALDKAKARNTSIKEITYLTEDEREEYMLQRMLKAELLKTVYDEIAKLPTKAKDLLTLIYVNGLSTNQISDYMQIPAQHVRVNKSRALHLLKQSLVGRYAF from the coding sequence ATGCAAACAACTGCCCCAATCCAGGCTCTGGAGATGGAAGAGCTTCTTATGCGCTTTAAAGAAGGCCACCGAGATGCACTTGACAAAGTGTACAATTTATTCGCCGCTAATTTGCTGTATACTGCACAGGGTATACTCAAAGACCAGCTGGAAGCGGAAGACATTGTAATTGATGCGTTTCACAAATGCTGGCTGAAACGCGAATGTTTCGATTCTTTACAAAAAGTAAAATCTTATTTGTATGTCGTTATTAAACATGCTTGTTTTCACGCATTGGACAAGGCAAAAGCGCGTAATACAAGCATTAAGGAAATTACGTATCTCACGGAAGACGAAAGGGAAGAGTACATGCTCCAGCGCATGCTGAAAGCAGAATTGTTAAAAACGGTATACGACGAAATAGCAAAACTGCCCACCAAGGCTAAAGATCTGCTCACGCTGATTTATGTTAATGGCCTTAGCACCAACCAGATATCCGACTATATGCAAATACCCGCACAACACGTGCGCGTAAATAAAAGCAGGGCATTACACCTGTTAAAGCAGTCGCTGGTAGGCCGCTACGCTTTTTAA
- a CDS encoding FecR family protein, giving the protein MTFQQLYREAGNDRLIDLLMMRDADVLSPAEAQELADLITSRPEMQGIVLMYELEKESLEHETIIIQPVVKRRMLLGMPVRRAVAVAAASLLAVAGTYILVKQLHAPATTSSTAAITPAVKQDVQPGKNRAVLTLANGQQIVLDDAGKGNVAAQGNTQIIKLDDGKLAYNADKKLPGGNSGFNTITTPRGGVYIIQLPDKSMVYLNSASSLRFPVAFTGKERIVEMTGEAYFEVAKNSSQPFQVKAGLHTVQVLGTNFNISAYPEELVSTTLLQGLVRVTNGDVTQQLVPGTQAQSNGPGITLVKHPDLADVMAWKEGVFRFNETTIDDIMKQLARWYDIEVVYAANRKPSEHFMGTIQRNVPLSQVLHLLELTGSIHFTIQGKTVMVH; this is encoded by the coding sequence ATGACCTTTCAACAACTATACAGGGAAGCGGGAAATGACCGTTTGATAGATCTGCTGATGATGCGGGATGCGGATGTATTAAGCCCCGCAGAAGCACAGGAACTGGCGGATCTCATCACCAGCCGTCCCGAAATGCAGGGTATAGTGTTGATGTACGAACTGGAGAAGGAATCACTGGAACATGAAACTATTATTATACAACCTGTTGTAAAACGCCGTATGCTATTGGGTATGCCGGTGCGCAGGGCAGTGGCAGTAGCTGCTGCCAGCCTGCTGGCCGTGGCGGGCACTTATATACTGGTGAAGCAATTGCATGCACCTGCCACTACCAGCAGCACAGCTGCCATTACCCCTGCTGTAAAGCAGGATGTGCAGCCCGGTAAAAACCGCGCCGTACTTACGCTGGCCAACGGGCAGCAGATTGTGCTGGACGATGCCGGTAAGGGCAATGTAGCGGCACAGGGCAATACACAGATTATTAAACTGGATGATGGCAAACTGGCCTATAACGCAGATAAGAAACTACCAGGCGGCAATTCAGGGTTTAATACCATTACCACTCCCCGGGGAGGCGTATATATCATACAGCTGCCCGATAAAAGCATGGTATACCTGAATTCCGCTAGTAGCCTGCGTTTTCCGGTGGCTTTCACTGGTAAGGAACGAATAGTGGAGATGACAGGTGAAGCTTATTTTGAGGTAGCGAAGAACAGCAGCCAGCCTTTTCAAGTAAAGGCAGGGTTGCATACGGTACAGGTATTAGGAACGAATTTCAATATCAGCGCTTATCCTGAAGAATTGGTAAGCACAACGCTGCTACAGGGACTGGTGAGGGTTACAAACGGGGACGTAACTCAACAGCTGGTCCCAGGTACGCAGGCACAAAGTAATGGCCCGGGCATAACGCTGGTAAAGCATCCCGATCTGGCCGATGTAATGGCATGGAAGGAAGGAGTGTTTCGTTTTAACGAAACAACCATTGATGATATCATGAAACAGTTGGCTCGCTGGTATGACATTGAGGTGGTATATGCCGCCAACAGGAAACCATCCGAGCATTTCATGGGTACTATTCAGCGCAACGTACCCTTGTCACAGGTCCTTCATCTTTTGGAACTAACGGGCAGTATTCACTTCACCATTCAGGGTAAAACAGTAATGGTGCATTAA
- a CDS encoding RNA polymerase sigma factor, which produces MDSEDNILLNKQLLLNISENDIESFNRFFQLQKERVYDVALKMTRSHEIAQELSQDFFLKLWDRREDLTSVQNPAAYVYMSVYYMAINYLKRRGNEARILELRRMASPHYSNDTQERIDERQLRGYIDKAALLLPRLQQQVFQLRYIHQESYEAIGELLGITRGTAQSYFHLALKFIREYIDKQFLPPSKMGNTGNAGMLVLVMLLQQYH; this is translated from the coding sequence ATGGATAGCGAGGATAATATACTATTGAATAAACAATTGCTGCTCAATATCTCCGAAAACGATATTGAATCATTCAACCGGTTTTTTCAGCTGCAAAAAGAACGGGTGTATGATGTGGCATTGAAAATGACCCGCAGCCACGAGATAGCGCAGGAGCTGTCGCAGGATTTCTTTTTAAAATTATGGGACAGAAGGGAAGATCTTACCTCTGTGCAAAACCCGGCAGCCTATGTATATATGAGTGTGTATTACATGGCCATCAACTACCTCAAGCGCCGCGGCAATGAAGCCCGCATACTGGAACTGCGCCGCATGGCATCTCCCCATTATAGTAACGATACACAGGAACGTATTGACGAAAGGCAGCTGCGTGGCTATATTGATAAAGCAGCATTGTTGTTACCCCGCCTGCAGCAGCAGGTGTTTCAACTGCGTTATATTCACCAGGAAAGCTACGAAGCTATTGGCGAGTTGCTGGGTATTACCCGGGGCACGGCGCAAAGCTATTTCCATTTAGCGCTTAAATTTATACGGGAATATATTGATAAGCAGTTTTTGCCGCCGTCTAAAATGGGCAATACAGGCAATGCAGGTATGCTGGTGCTGGTAATGCTGTTACAGCAGTATCATTGA
- a CDS encoding NAD(P)/FAD-dependent oxidoreductase has protein sequence MGETAIIIGAGPAGLTAAYELLTRSGITPVILEKSGDIGGISKTVNYKGNRMDMGPHRFFSKSDRVMNWWLDMFPLDTSTGGAATISYQNKKRDIQSKPGAAQPREKDKVMLVIPRLTRIYFLRRFFAYPIQLSIDTLKTLGPVRTVKIVFSYLYARFFPRKPEKSLEDFITNKFGKQLYLLFFKDYTEKVWGIPCNEISAEWGAQRIKGVSLSKAISHAIKTMVKKPQGDLGQKGTETSLIEQFLYPKLGAGQLWEHVADAVQAMGGTIIRHQDVKEIVTYNNKVTGISTVNTLTGETNHYSGEYFISTMPVQELIAGIAAAPEEIKHIAAGLQYRDFVNVGVLLKRLSAKDKKTGVYKEITLDDSWVYIQEREVKLGRLQVYNNWGPGMVKDPNTTWLGLEYFCNKTDAFWAQTDEQIKKIAIDELISIELIHPNDVLDITVQRMEKTYPAYFGTYEQFDQVKDFLEHYPNLFLVGRNGMHKYNNTDHSMLTAMVAVDNILDGVKSKDNLWSINTEQEYHEEKKETEEPKVKVVHPNAHKPSLVK, from the coding sequence ATGGGCGAAACTGCAATTATTATAGGTGCCGGTCCGGCCGGTCTTACAGCGGCTTACGAGCTGCTTACCCGTTCGGGCATTACACCCGTGATATTAGAAAAAAGCGGCGATATAGGCGGTATATCCAAAACTGTTAATTATAAAGGCAACCGTATGGATATGGGGCCGCACCGCTTTTTTAGCAAAAGCGACCGTGTGATGAACTGGTGGCTGGATATGTTTCCGCTGGATACGAGTACCGGTGGCGCGGCTACTATCAGCTATCAGAACAAAAAGCGCGATATACAATCCAAGCCAGGTGCTGCGCAGCCGCGGGAGAAAGACAAAGTGATGCTGGTGATTCCCCGCTTAACACGTATCTATTTCCTGCGCCGTTTTTTTGCCTATCCTATACAGCTGTCTATCGATACCCTCAAAACGTTAGGACCTGTTCGTACTGTGAAGATTGTTTTCAGTTATCTCTACGCCCGTTTTTTTCCGCGTAAACCCGAAAAAAGCCTGGAAGATTTTATCACCAACAAATTTGGCAAACAGCTGTACCTGCTATTTTTTAAAGACTATACCGAAAAGGTATGGGGCATACCCTGTAACGAAATCTCCGCCGAATGGGGCGCGCAACGTATCAAAGGCGTATCACTCAGCAAAGCCATTTCGCATGCTATTAAAACCATGGTAAAAAAGCCACAGGGCGATCTGGGGCAGAAGGGTACCGAAACCAGTTTGATTGAACAGTTCCTGTATCCCAAGCTGGGAGCAGGGCAGTTGTGGGAGCATGTGGCCGATGCGGTGCAGGCCATGGGTGGCACTATTATCCGCCATCAGGATGTAAAGGAAATTGTTACGTATAACAATAAAGTTACCGGTATCAGCACGGTGAATACGCTCACCGGTGAAACCAATCATTACTCCGGGGAATACTTCATCAGCACCATGCCCGTGCAGGAATTAATTGCCGGTATAGCCGCTGCACCGGAAGAAATAAAACATATTGCGGCGGGCTTGCAGTACCGCGATTTTGTAAACGTAGGGGTATTGCTGAAACGCTTAAGTGCCAAGGATAAAAAAACAGGCGTGTACAAAGAAATAACCCTGGATGATAGCTGGGTGTATATCCAGGAAAGGGAAGTGAAACTGGGCCGCCTGCAGGTGTATAACAACTGGGGTCCGGGCATGGTTAAAGATCCGAACACCACCTGGCTGGGGCTGGAATATTTCTGTAACAAAACAGATGCGTTCTGGGCACAAACAGATGAACAGATTAAAAAGATTGCCATTGATGAACTCATTTCTATTGAGCTGATTCATCCCAATGATGTACTGGATATCACGGTGCAACGTATGGAGAAAACATACCCTGCTTACTTTGGTACCTACGAGCAGTTCGACCAGGTGAAAGATTTCCTGGAGCATTATCCCAACCTGTTTTTAGTAGGCCGCAATGGCATGCATAAATATAATAACACCGATCACAGCATGCTTACCGCAATGGTAGCCGTAGATAATATACTGGATGGGGTGAAAAGTAAAGACAATTTGTGGAGCATTAACACAGAGCAGGAATATCACGAAGAAAAGAAAGAAACCGAAGAGCCAAAGGTGAAAGTGGTGCATCCGAATGCCCATAAGCCCAGCCTGGTAAAATAA
- a CDS encoding DUF5675 family protein: MELLLTRRYHHKGTNGQLAVNGKLFCFTIELPWLQNQRHISCIPEGSYQLAKRHSEDRGYHLILRAVPDRSLILIHPANNALQELQGCISPVSSLTAPGCGNSSRAVFEPLVKLVYAALDKKEEVRLRIISEE; the protein is encoded by the coding sequence ATGGAACTACTACTTACCCGGCGGTATCACCACAAAGGCACGAATGGCCAGCTGGCGGTAAATGGTAAGCTCTTTTGCTTTACCATAGAACTCCCCTGGCTGCAAAACCAACGGCATATATCGTGCATACCCGAAGGCAGTTACCAGTTAGCGAAGCGGCACAGCGAAGACCGGGGATATCACCTGATACTGAGAGCAGTACCTGACCGCAGCCTGATACTGATTCACCCGGCCAACAATGCTTTACAAGAACTGCAAGGGTGTATCTCTCCCGTCAGTTCCCTTACTGCTCCCGGCTGCGGCAATAGTTCCCGTGCTGTGTTTGAGCCATTGGTAAAACTGGTCTATGCCGCCTTAGACAAAAAAGAAGAAGTGCGCCTGCGGATTATCAGCGAAGAATAA
- a CDS encoding RagB/SusD family nutrient uptake outer membrane protein has translation MKKNTCYLLLAGCLLGACRKDFLDQNAVSSNKIPATVADGWLLLNNETDMDKAPVLQIASGDDYYFTGDYWNMLPPLQQRTYIWQSNLLEGEENVYDWSMPYRQVMVCNVVLATLARLPEQAADTSWRNAKATALFKRAFAFFNLAQLFAPPFHPQLANTLPGIPLLLLGDVNEPVVRATQYETYQQILSDLQEAARVCVQSVPDSIRNHANKAAIDALLSRVYLNMHDYAAAGNYADSCLQLWDKLIDYNTVNSKADILFPVRNDENLYNARVPNSQFQSLMPLIGAAYIDTLLLQQYSRQDLRKTIFFTSAERPRRRNFYDGMQATLYAGLAVDEVYLNYAESLARNGNRDAAMEWLNRLLKKRYSTGQLPVLTAVDAGEALTWVLTERRKELVMRGLRWLDLRRLNQEGDSITVTRYLNGTLHALLPRSNLYTLPIPDDALAGTQMVQNSR, from the coding sequence ATGAAAAAAAATACCTGTTACCTGTTGCTGGCAGGTTGCCTGCTGGGCGCTTGCCGTAAAGATTTCCTGGATCAGAACGCTGTAAGCAGTAATAAAATACCGGCCACCGTGGCCGATGGCTGGTTGTTGTTAAACAACGAAACAGATATGGATAAAGCGCCTGTGTTGCAGATAGCCAGCGGCGATGATTATTATTTTACCGGCGATTACTGGAACATGTTGCCACCCTTACAGCAGCGCACCTACATCTGGCAAAGCAACCTGCTGGAGGGTGAGGAAAATGTATACGACTGGAGCATGCCTTACCGGCAGGTGATGGTGTGCAATGTGGTGCTGGCTACACTGGCCAGGTTACCCGAACAGGCTGCCGATACCAGCTGGCGCAATGCAAAGGCTACGGCTTTGTTTAAACGGGCCTTTGCTTTCTTTAACCTGGCGCAGTTGTTTGCGCCTCCCTTTCACCCGCAGCTGGCTAACACCTTGCCAGGTATTCCTTTGCTGCTGCTGGGCGATGTCAATGAACCTGTGGTGCGTGCCACTCAGTACGAAACCTATCAGCAAATACTGTCCGATTTACAGGAGGCTGCCCGCGTTTGTGTGCAGTCTGTGCCCGATAGCATTCGCAATCATGCCAACAAGGCGGCCATTGATGCCCTGCTGTCGCGTGTATACCTGAACATGCACGACTATGCGGCTGCCGGTAATTATGCCGATAGTTGTTTGCAGCTATGGGATAAGCTGATCGATTATAACACGGTGAATAGTAAAGCGGATATCCTGTTTCCGGTAAGGAACGATGAAAACCTGTATAATGCCCGGGTACCCAACTCGCAGTTTCAATCGTTGATGCCGTTGATTGGGGCTGCTTATATCGATACCCTGTTGTTGCAGCAATACAGCAGGCAGGACCTGCGCAAAACTATTTTCTTTACATCAGCCGAGCGCCCGCGCAGAAGAAATTTTTACGACGGCATGCAGGCTACTTTATACGCTGGCCTGGCAGTGGACGAAGTGTATCTGAACTATGCAGAATCCCTGGCCCGCAACGGGAACAGGGATGCTGCTATGGAATGGTTAAACCGGTTGTTGAAGAAACGCTATTCCACGGGCCAGTTGCCGGTGCTTACCGCCGTTGACGCCGGCGAGGCATTGACATGGGTGCTTACAGAAAGAAGGAAGGAGCTGGTGATGCGTGGATTGCGCTGGCTGGACCTCCGGCGGTTAAACCAGGAGGGGGATAGCATTACGGTTACCCGCTATCTCAACGGAACACTACACGCACTTTTGCCCCGCAGCAATCTGTACACCCTGCCTATACCCGACGACGCACTTGCCGGCACCCAAATGGTGCAGAATAGCCGTTAG